The following proteins are encoded in a genomic region of Pikeienuella piscinae:
- the thiM gene encoding hydroxyethylthiazole kinase, with translation MKTPGALLEAMRETAPLVQNITNFVSMNVMANVLLAAGASPAMVHAREEAAEFAALASALTINIGTLSPPWVDAMKAAAKTASDAGKPWVLDPVAVGATSYRRQTGAELLALRPGIVRGNASEILALAAEGGAGKGVDSGDTVQTAEAAARAIAGETGGVVAVTGPEDFVTDGARVARVDNGHALMPKVTALGCALTGVVAAFASTAEDPFEATVAALAFYGLAGEKAAARAEGPGSFAVAFLDALATVDGATLDAGARIA, from the coding sequence GAAAACGCCGGGAGCCCTGCTGGAAGCGATGCGCGAGACGGCGCCGCTGGTGCAGAACATCACCAATTTCGTCTCGATGAACGTGATGGCGAACGTGTTGCTCGCCGCAGGCGCGTCGCCGGCGATGGTCCACGCGCGTGAGGAGGCCGCCGAGTTCGCCGCCCTAGCGAGCGCGCTTACGATCAATATCGGCACGCTTTCTCCCCCCTGGGTCGACGCGATGAAAGCCGCCGCGAAGACCGCCAGCGACGCCGGCAAGCCCTGGGTGCTCGACCCGGTGGCGGTCGGGGCCACCAGCTACCGGCGCCAGACCGGCGCGGAGCTTCTCGCGCTCAGACCCGGGATCGTGCGTGGAAACGCTTCGGAAATTCTCGCGCTCGCCGCGGAGGGCGGAGCGGGAAAGGGCGTTGACAGCGGCGACACGGTGCAGACCGCGGAGGCGGCGGCCCGCGCGATCGCGGGTGAAACCGGCGGCGTCGTCGCCGTCACCGGACCGGAGGACTTTGTCACCGACGGCGCGCGCGTGGCGCGGGTCGACAACGGGCATGCGCTGATGCCGAAGGTGACAGCGCTCGGGTGCGCGCTCACCGGGGTGGTCGCCGCGTTCGCGTCGACGGCGGAGGACCCCTTCGAGGCGACCGTCGCCGCGCTGGCGTTCTATGGCCTCGCCGGCGAAAAAGCCGCGGCGCGGGCCGAAGGACCCGGCAGTTTCGCCGTCGCCTTCCTTGACGCGCTCGCCACGGTCGACGGGGCGACGCTCGACGCGGGCGCGCGGATCGCATGA
- the thiE gene encoding thiamine phosphate synthase, whose amino-acid sequence MRRRLDLSVYFITDPSARRGVEEAAVGAVRGGVRTVQLRDKTMPDADFTALGRRLHAALAPFGAALIVNDRAHLAAEIGADGVHVGQTDAAVADVRAMIGSDAILGLSIENAGQLAAVDPAMVDYLGVGPIRATATKPDHAPQIGLAEFAVIARTARLPCVAIGGVTARDAAPIRSVGGAGLAVVSAICDADNPEQAARALLDAWRRP is encoded by the coding sequence ATGAGGCGGCGTCTCGATCTTTCGGTCTATTTCATCACCGATCCGTCCGCCCGGCGCGGGGTCGAGGAAGCCGCCGTCGGCGCCGTCCGCGGCGGCGTAAGGACGGTCCAACTCCGTGACAAGACGATGCCGGACGCCGACTTCACCGCCCTCGGTCGCCGGCTTCACGCCGCGCTGGCGCCGTTCGGCGCGGCGTTGATCGTCAATGACCGCGCGCATCTTGCCGCGGAGATCGGAGCCGATGGCGTTCATGTCGGCCAGACGGACGCCGCCGTCGCCGACGTCCGCGCGATGATCGGGTCGGACGCGATTCTCGGCCTCTCCATCGAGAACGCCGGTCAACTGGCCGCCGTCGACCCGGCGATGGTCGACTATCTCGGCGTCGGCCCGATCCGCGCCACCGCGACGAAGCCCGACCATGCGCCGCAGATCGGGCTGGCGGAATTCGCCGTCATTGCGCGCACCGCGCGGCTTCCCTGCGTCGCCATCGGCGGCGTCACCGCGCGGGACGCCGCACCGATCCGCAGCGTGGGTGGCGCAGGGCTCGCAGTCGTTTCCGCAATCTGCGACGCCGACAACCCGGAGCAAGCCGCGCGCGCCCTTCTCGACGCCTGGAGGCGACCATGA
- the thiD gene encoding bifunctional hydroxymethylpyrimidine kinase/phosphomethylpyrimidine kinase: protein MIPNVLSIAGSDPSGGAGIQADLKAIAANGGYAMAAITALTAQNTQGVTGVETVAPAFVAAQIDAVFDDIRVDAVKIGMIATAGIAEAVATALIRNGARNVVLDPVMVAKGGHRLLTDDTVGALRDRLLPLADIVTPNLPEAAALLDEPEAVAAAEMEAQARRLRHLGSRAALLKGGHLTGAQSPDCLADQAGEIHWLDAPRTKTRNTHGTGCTLSAALATRLAGGCDAPAAARAAKDYVSGAISAADRLEVGRGHGPVHHFHKLWRNS from the coding sequence ATGATTCCCAATGTGCTGAGCATCGCCGGCTCCGACCCCTCGGGCGGAGCCGGCATCCAGGCAGACCTCAAGGCCATTGCGGCGAATGGCGGTTACGCCATGGCCGCGATCACCGCGCTGACGGCGCAGAACACGCAGGGCGTCACCGGCGTCGAAACGGTCGCGCCCGCCTTCGTCGCCGCCCAGATCGACGCGGTGTTTGACGACATACGCGTCGATGCGGTGAAGATCGGCATGATCGCCACAGCCGGGATCGCCGAGGCGGTCGCCACTGCGCTGATCCGCAACGGTGCCCGCAACGTAGTTCTCGATCCGGTCATGGTCGCAAAGGGCGGCCATCGGCTTCTCACGGATGACACGGTCGGGGCGCTTCGCGACCGGCTTCTGCCGCTTGCGGACATCGTGACCCCGAACCTGCCCGAGGCGGCCGCGCTTCTCGACGAACCCGAAGCTGTAGCCGCGGCGGAGATGGAGGCGCAGGCGCGCCGCCTTCGTCACCTCGGGTCGCGCGCCGCGCTGCTGAAGGGCGGTCATCTGACGGGCGCGCAAAGCCCCGACTGTCTCGCCGATCAGGCCGGCGAGATCCACTGGCTCGACGCCCCGCGAACGAAGACCCGCAACACGCACGGCACGGGCTGCACGCTTTCCGCCGCCCTCGCGACCCGGCTGGCCGGCGGGTGCGACGCGCCCGCCGCCGCCCGTGCGGCCAAGGACTACGTCTCCGGCGCGATCTCCGCCGCGGACCGCCTCGAAGTTGGCCGGGGCCATGGCCCTGTCCACCATTTCCACAAGCTCTGGAGAAATTCATGA
- a CDS encoding TenA family protein, whose translation MTDHGSPLFAALRADCRPDWEAYTRHRFVSALGDGSLPRSCYLHYLRQDYLFLIHFARAWSLAAAKADRIGDIRRAAATVHGLVDDEMKLHVETCAAEGIDRETLLATEEGSATLAYTRFVIDAGFSGDLLDLLAALMPCSLGYGEIGAALARDHAETTPYADWIATYGSEGYQSLCRDAAAFFESVAARRIGPDFRDSPRWPDLVATFRTACRLEAYFWEAGLAIGNTRAAA comes from the coding sequence ATGACCGATCACGGCTCGCCTCTTTTCGCCGCGCTTCGCGCCGACTGCCGACCGGACTGGGAGGCCTATACAAGGCACCGGTTCGTCTCGGCGCTCGGCGACGGCTCGCTCCCGCGGTCGTGCTATCTCCACTATCTCCGCCAGGATTATCTGTTCCTGATCCACTTCGCGCGCGCCTGGTCGCTCGCCGCGGCGAAGGCCGACAGGATCGGCGATATCCGCCGCGCAGCCGCCACGGTTCACGGCCTCGTCGATGATGAGATGAAGCTCCATGTCGAGACGTGCGCCGCCGAGGGGATCGACCGCGAGACGCTGCTGGCGACCGAGGAAGGCTCGGCGACGCTCGCCTACACCCGTTTCGTCATCGACGCGGGGTTTTCGGGCGATCTCCTCGACCTTCTCGCGGCGCTGATGCCCTGCTCCCTCGGCTATGGAGAGATTGGCGCGGCGCTTGCCCGGGACCACGCCGAAACGACGCCCTACGCCGACTGGATCGCGACCTATGGCTCGGAGGGCTATCAATCGCTCTGCCGCGATGCCGCCGCCTTCTTCGAGTCGGTCGCGGCGCGCCGCATCGGGCCAGACTTCAGGGACTCTCCGCGCTGGCCTGACCTTGTCGCGACATTCAGGACGGCCTGCCGGCTCGAAGCGTATTTCTGGGAGGCCGGCCTCGCCATCGGAAACACCCGCGCCGCGGCGTGA